The Erigeron canadensis isolate Cc75 chromosome 4, C_canadensis_v1, whole genome shotgun sequence genome window below encodes:
- the LOC122596814 gene encoding BTB/POZ domain-containing protein At1g55760-like has protein sequence MASSSSIHRVDMLCRLVQWRVDNYDYLTWLDSNPFKMGRWNWCLTVYKNQICLYTKSSEVTHLFASFNIHLVSFLDNGNRSTSVYPEVRDLKLFKVASDFYFFWALTTPLTRKFIIEVNFVDIKTASPEDAIPRSVWSEELIENPTTCALSRMLSENLHTDITIWASDGSVQAHRAVLATRSPVFDKMFTHNLKEKDSFSIDIPDISIEACKAFLTYIYTNNTQSESFIIHRMELLKAADKYDVSDLKDACVKSLSEDIDQGNVLERLQSAYLYRLPELKGICIDHLVKFGKIFDIQEELNAFMQNADRELVSEVFYEILSVWKGFCISC, from the exons ATGGCATCATCATCTTCTATTCACCGAGTTGATATGTTGTGTCGTCTTGTTCAATGGCGGGTTGATAATTACGATTATTTGACATGGTTGGATTCAAATCCTTTCAAGATGGGAAGGTGGAACTG GTGTTTAACTGTTTATAAGAACCAAATTTGTCTCTATACAAAGTCATCTGAAGTTACTCATCTGTTTGCTTCCTTCAACATCCATCTGGTCTCTTTTCTCGATAATGGTAATCGCAGCACTTCTGTTTATCCAG AAGTTAGAGATCTGAAACTATTCAAAGTAGCAAGcgacttttattttttttgggcGCTTACGACTCCATTGACAAGGAAATTCATCATTGAAGTAAATTTTGTTGATATCAAGACTGCATCACCAGAA GATGCCATACCTCGTTCCGTTTGGAGTGAAgaattgatagaaaatccaacAACATGTGCCTTGAGCAGAATGTTATCAGAAAATTTACACACAGATATCACCATATGGGCTTCTGATGGGAGTGTCCAGGCTCACCGGGCTGTTCTTGCAACCCGTTCACCAGTCTTTGATAAAATGTTTACCCATAACCTCAAAGAGAAAGATTCATTTTCCATAGATATCCCGGACATATCCATTGAAGCTTGTAAAGCTTTCCTTACCTACATTTACACTAATAACACACAATCTGAAAGCTTTATAATCCACAGAATGGAGCTTCTCAAAGCCGCTGACAAGTATGATGTATCCGATCTGAAAGATGCATGCGTAAAAAGTTTATCAGAAGATATTGATCAAGGGAATGTGCTGGAGAGGCTGCAAAGTGCTTATCTGTATCGTCTTCCAGAGCTTAAGGGTATTTGCATTGACCATCTTGTGAAGTTTGGTAAGATTTTTGACATTCAAGAAGAACTCAATGCTTTTATGCAAAATGCTGATAGGGAACTAGTAAGTGAAGTCTTTTATGAAATTCTTTCTGTATGGAAAGGTTTCTGTATAAGTTGCTGa
- the LOC122598234 gene encoding ATP-dependent 6-phosphofructokinase 2-like, with protein sequence MNNNNQHIEPAMSINVKLVSVPHLTNYINNPDQLQTRTTPLEHNPLYRPSDTFYLTQSDVILRPTLYDLSLRNNNSSSSSSAYHRAGPRKEIYYEPQKVRAAIVTCGGLCPGLNTVIRELVVALWEQYGVRDIFGIKAGYRGFYSTEPVRLDAKMVHNWHKRGGTVLETSRGGFDLHKIVDAIQNHGFNQVYIVGGDGTLRGAVKIFNEIQRRKLYVGVAAIPKTVDNDVGIIDRSFGFQTAVEKAQQAISAAHVEAESAPNGIGLVKLMGRSTGHIALSATLSSRDVDCCLIPENEFYLEGKGGLFDFLDDRLKQKGHAVVVVAEGAGQNIIPRTDAQKEEKDESGNPVFLDVGVWLKSELKRWWDRDHKGELFTVKYIDPTYMIRAVTPNATDNLYCTLLAHSAIHGIMAGYTGFVAGPINGNYAYIPMDEISETKNQVNTSDHNWAWVRSVTAQPDFQRT encoded by the exons atgaacaataataatcaacacATCGAACCAGCCATGTCAATTAACGTTAAACTCGTAAGCGTTCCACACCTAACAAACTACATTAATAATCCAGACCAGCTCCAAACTCGGACCACACCTCTAGAACACAACCCGTTATACCGTCCTTCAGATACATTCTATCTCACCCAATCTGACGTCATCCTACGTCCTACCCTCTACGATCTCAGTTTAAGAAACAACaattcctcttcatcatcatccgCGTACCACCGGGCTGGACCACGGAAAGAAATATATTACGAGCCGCAAAAAGTGCGAGCAGCCATTGTGACTTGCGGGGGCCTTTGCCCCGGCCTTAATACGGTTATCCGTGAACTTGTTGTTGCATTGTGGGAGCAATATGGTGTTAGGGATATATTTGGGATAAAGGCTGGTTATCGCGGTTTTTATTCGACCGAACCGGTTCGGCTTGATGCGAAAATGGTTCATAATTGGCATAAGAGAGGTGGGACTGTACTTGAGACCTCTAGAGGTGGTTTTGATCTTCATAAAATCGTTGATGCTATCCAAAATCATGGATTTAATCAG GTATACATAGTTGGGGGAGATGGAACTCTACGCGGAGCTGTGAAAATTTTCAATGAAATTCAACGTCGCAAATTATATGTGGGTGTTGCTGCAATTCCAAAAACAGTAGATAATGACGTGGGAATCATTGATAGGTCATTTGGGTTTCAGACAGCTGTGGAGAAGGCCCAGCAAGCGATCAGTGCAGCTCACGTAGAGGCGGAGAGTGCACCAAATGGTATAGGCCTTGTTAAACTCATGGGTCGGAGCACGGGCCATATTGCTCTTAGTGCAACCCTAAGCAGCcgtgatgttgattgttgtttgatacCTGAAAACGAGTTTTACCTAGAAGGAAAAGGAGGTCTGTTTGACTTTCTTGACGACCGACTAAAGCAAAAGGGTCATGCTGTTGTGGTGGTGGCAGAAGGAGCCGGACAAAATATAATACCAAGAACTGATGCCCAGAAAGAAGAAAAGGATGAATCCGGTAATCCTGTTTTTTTAGATGTAGGGGTGTGGTTGAAATCCGAGTTGAAGAGGTGGTGGGATAGGGATCATAAAGGCGAGTTGTTTACAGTCAAGTATATTGATCCTACGTACATGATCCGTGCAGTTACACCAAATGCTACCGATAATCTTTACTGTACACTCCTGGCACACTCGGCTATTCATGGGATAATGGCTGGGTACACGGGGTTTGTAGCTGGTCCGATTAATGGAAACTATGCATATATTCCAATGGATGAGATTTCTGAAACCAAAAATCAAGTCAACACCAGCGACCATAACTGGGCTTGGGTCAGATCTGTCACTGCACAACCTGATTTTCAAAGGACTTGA
- the LOC122596815 gene encoding probable mediator of RNA polymerase II transcription subunit 26c, producing the protein MGLTLDTLEVTGIGKTVRVFRKHESKEVSQIAGRLMKEWKDVVEEWLKNDTGSVVNPTTSEEQVMPESLITDQKSRVDSAKSNKATGLVTTDLGSKKVLVQRRLEAKKISSIEDRYETAKRKLQHSYQEAENAKNKRRIQVTSYTN; encoded by the coding sequence ATGGGGTTAACTTTGGACACTTTGGAAGTGACAGGGATAGGAAAAACGGTTAGGGTTTTTCGGAAACATGAATCAAAAGAAGTTAGCCAGATTGCAGGGAGACTCATGAAAGAATGGAAAGATGTCGTGGAAGAATGGCTCAAGAATGACACTGGTAGTGTTGTGAACCCAACTACTTCAGAGGAGCAAGTCATGCCGGAGAGTTTGATTACAGATCAGAAGTCTCGGGTTGATTCAGCTAAATCGAATAAGGCAACGGGTCTAGTGACTACCGATCTAGGAAGTAAGAAAGTGTTGGTACAACGTAGACTTGAAGCAAAAAAGATCAGTAGTATCGAAGACAGATATGAAACGGCAAAAAGAAAATTGCAACACAGTTATCAGGAAGCAGAAAATGCAAAGAATAAAAGAAGGATACAAGTGACGAGCTACACGAATTAG